CACGTAATTATGGAACTCCGCTGCAAGTTGATTCTTCCGTCTCTACGTCTTATATGATGCTGAAGATAAGCGATTTTTTCTTTAAGCCCAAGATTTCGGAGTTCCGAAATTTAAAACGGAATGCCCTCTTTGTCGCATTCCCCGACATGGCTCTCGACAGATGAAAAACCAACACCATGAAAGGAGGGTAATGGTATGTTGTTTTGTTTTAATGCAGGAGAAGTCTTTCAGTTGGCCATCGATATGGAAGGAAATGGGATCGGATTTTATGAGAAGGCTCAGAAACTCATAGAAGATGCCGAGGTGAAAGAGCTTTTTTCCCTGCTCATTCAAGAAAACAGGGAACACAAAAGGTATTTTGAAGAACTCAAGGCTGATCTGCCAGGGGAACTGGTCCGCCCTACGGTGAGTGATCTCGACAACGAACTCGATGCTTACCTCAAGGCCATGGCCGATCAGCATGTTTTTAACGACATGGATAAATTGAACGCTCAACTGGCCGAAGCCCGAACGGTTGCGGATGCCGTCAAGCTGGCCCTGCAATGCGAAAAGGATTGCGTAATTTTCTATCTCAGCATGCTGGATGCCACATGCGAAGGAAAGGCGCGCGACCTTGTCAATCTTCTCATCAAGGAAAAACAGGAGCACGTGAGGCGGCTCTCTCTTCAATTCCAGAAGTGTTCAGAAGTTGGCAACGAGTGTCTGTTGAGCTGGCCGGCATAGCTGCCCGGAGCGGGACGGACATCCCGCCGCGGGACTCAATTTGAGGATCATGAATGCAGGCAGATGTTGTCGTCATCGGAGCAGGCGCTTCAGGACTCATGTGCGCCATGGAGGCGGGAAAAAGGGGCCGGTCGGTTCTTGTTTTGGAACATACAGAAAGAACAGGCAGCAAAATTCGTATCTCTGGGGGAGGGCTCTGCAATTTCACCAATAGAAATGTTAGCCGTGAGAATTATATATCAACAAATCCCCATTTCACCACCTCGGCCCTCTCCCGGTTCACGCCGGGTGATTTCATCTCCTTGATAGAAAAACACAAGATCAAATATCACGAACGGGAAGGGGGGCAGCTCTTCTGCAACGAAAGCGCACAAGAGATCATCGACATGCTCCAGGCGGAGTGTCAAAAGGCATCGGTAAAGTTCGTCATGCGCTGCAAGATATCGAAAGTTGAGAAAGCCGAACGCTTTTTTGTTGCAACAAACCGTGGAGTTTTCGAAACCGGGTCCCTCGTCATTGCCACCGGGGGGCTGGCCGCACCGAAGGTAGGAGCGACAAACTTCGGGTATCTGACGGCAAAACAGTTCGGGCTGAAAGTCACTCCATTGAAGCCCGCCCTCACTCCACTCCTGTTTAGTCCAAAGGACCAGGAGATTTTCGGGAGTTTGAGCGGCATTTCCATGAAGGCGGCCGTGAGCTATGGGGCAAAAGAGTTCATGGGGAGCGTTCTCTTTACACACAAGGGACTCAGCGGCCCGGCCATTCTGCAGATTTCATCCTATTGGGATGAAAGGGGGGACATCACCCTTGATCTCCTCCCCGGCATCGACACGCACACGATGCTCCTGGAAAAGCGCGGCAGCAGAATGCTCCTCGGCACATTGCTGGATCAGCACCTGCCGGCACGTTTTGCAAAGAAATGGTGCGATCTTCACTTCGAGTCCAAACCGCTCAATCAGTACTCGCCAAGAGAACTCCATGCCGTCGCCGCTGCCTTGCATCATTGGCGAATAAGACCCGCTCGCACCGACGGTTTCAGCAAGGCAGAAGTCACCCTGGGCGGGGTCGATACAAACGAACTTTCCTCCAAGACAATGGAATCGAAGAAAGTGCAGGGGCTCTATTTTCTGGGAGAGGTCGTGGATGTGACGGGACAGCTTGGAGGATATAATCTCCACTGGGCCTGGGCCTCCGGATATGCGGCTGGTCAGTACGTCTGAGAGGCTATAGAAGATCCAGACTGTTGTCATGTAAATTCTCATTCCGGGGCGGCACCCTTGAACGATGAAAATCCATTTCCCCAGGTAACTTTCGGCCCTATTGATCCAGGAGGAGGATCCGTGAGAGGGAAAACGACGAAGATGTGGCAATTTGCAAGCTTTGCCCTGTGCCTGGCGGGCCTGTTCATTTGCGGCCAGGCGCTCGGCCGGAACACCCATGAACCTGAAAAGAAAGCGGCAGGCAATCAACATCGGACCTTGGAAGCGGGAGCAGTGGTGACACTTGAGGA
This region of Desulforhabdus amnigena genomic DNA includes:
- a CDS encoding NAD(P)/FAD-dependent oxidoreductase, which produces MQADVVVIGAGASGLMCAMEAGKRGRSVLVLEHTERTGSKIRISGGGLCNFTNRNVSRENYISTNPHFTTSALSRFTPGDFISLIEKHKIKYHEREGGQLFCNESAQEIIDMLQAECQKASVKFVMRCKISKVEKAERFFVATNRGVFETGSLVIATGGLAAPKVGATNFGYLTAKQFGLKVTPLKPALTPLLFSPKDQEIFGSLSGISMKAAVSYGAKEFMGSVLFTHKGLSGPAILQISSYWDERGDITLDLLPGIDTHTMLLEKRGSRMLLGTLLDQHLPARFAKKWCDLHFESKPLNQYSPRELHAVAAALHHWRIRPARTDGFSKAEVTLGGVDTNELSSKTMESKKVQGLYFLGEVVDVTGQLGGYNLHWAWASGYAAGQYV
- a CDS encoding ferritin-like domain-containing protein is translated as MLFCFNAGEVFQLAIDMEGNGIGFYEKAQKLIEDAEVKELFSLLIQENREHKRYFEELKADLPGELVRPTVSDLDNELDAYLKAMADQHVFNDMDKLNAQLAEARTVADAVKLALQCEKDCVIFYLSMLDATCEGKARDLVNLLIKEKQEHVRRLSLQFQKCSEVGNECLLSWPA